From one Burkholderia latens genomic stretch:
- a CDS encoding aldo/keto reductase produces the protein MALRTLGTSDIRVSPLAFGGNVFGWTVDEHASFALLDALADTGINFIDTADVYSAWAPGNNGGESETIIGKWLKRSGKREQVVIATKVGMLQARAGLTRENILKAADDSLRRLQTDYIDLYFSHRDLADTAPLEETLGAYQTLIDAGKVRIIGASNYSGARLREAADISRRNGLPAYQVIQPEYNLVDRAEYERDLEPVVRDLKLGVVNYYALASGFLSGKYRSEADLKKSVRGDRVARYLDARGLRILAALDDVSAKHGTQPAAIALAWQIARPTITAPIASATSLEQLALLGEAVRVRLDDDDIRKIDAASAV, from the coding sequence ATGGCACTACGCACTCTCGGCACGTCAGACATCCGGGTTTCACCCCTCGCATTCGGCGGCAACGTCTTCGGCTGGACCGTCGACGAGCATGCATCGTTTGCGCTGCTCGACGCCCTTGCAGATACGGGCATCAACTTCATCGACACCGCCGACGTCTATTCGGCCTGGGCGCCGGGCAACAACGGCGGCGAATCCGAAACGATCATCGGCAAGTGGCTCAAGCGCTCCGGCAAGCGCGAACAGGTGGTGATCGCGACCAAGGTCGGGATGCTGCAGGCGCGCGCGGGCCTGACGAGGGAGAACATTCTGAAAGCCGCCGACGATTCGCTGCGCCGGCTGCAGACCGACTACATCGACCTGTATTTCTCGCATCGCGATCTCGCCGACACCGCGCCGCTCGAAGAAACGCTCGGCGCGTACCAGACGCTGATCGACGCGGGCAAGGTGCGCATCATCGGCGCGTCGAACTACAGCGGCGCGCGTCTGCGCGAAGCCGCCGACATCAGCCGGCGCAACGGCCTGCCCGCGTACCAGGTGATTCAGCCTGAATACAACCTGGTCGACCGCGCCGAATACGAACGCGACCTCGAACCGGTCGTGCGCGACCTGAAGCTCGGCGTCGTCAACTATTACGCACTCGCGAGCGGCTTTTTGTCGGGCAAGTACCGCAGCGAAGCCGACCTGAAGAAGAGCGTGCGCGGCGACCGTGTCGCCCGCTATCTCGATGCGCGCGGCCTGCGCATCCTCGCGGCGCTCGACGACGTGTCGGCGAAGCACGGCACACAACCGGCCGCGATCGCACTCGCGTGGCAGATCGCCCGGCCGACGATCACGGCACCGATCGCGAGCGCGACGTCGCTCGAGCAACTCGCGCTGCTCGGCGAAGCAGTCCGCGTGCGGCTGGACGACGACGATATCCGCAAGATAGACGCGGCCAGCGCGGTGTGA
- a CDS encoding LysE/ArgO family amino acid transporter, with protein sequence MNWIAFSHGAALCGSLIVTIGAQNAFVLRQGIMRSHVGKIVLLCALSDMILIGAGVGGASVLVERYPTFVHVVLYVGLAYLAWFGFNALRRAFKSAHETLDVHGDAVAPPPQSAIAIVLMTLAFTWLNPHVYLDTFLLIGTAGAREPQGARVAFAIGAMSVSVVWFLGLGYGARLLAPWFRKAIAWRVLDGAIGSMVLFLAAVQLR encoded by the coding sequence ATGAACTGGATCGCCTTTTCCCACGGAGCCGCCCTGTGCGGTTCGCTCATCGTCACCATCGGCGCACAGAACGCGTTCGTCCTCCGCCAGGGCATCATGCGCTCGCATGTCGGCAAGATCGTGCTGCTTTGCGCGCTGTCCGACATGATCCTGATCGGCGCGGGGGTCGGCGGCGCGTCGGTGCTCGTCGAACGCTATCCGACTTTCGTGCACGTGGTGCTGTACGTCGGCCTCGCGTATCTCGCGTGGTTCGGTTTCAACGCACTGCGCCGCGCGTTCAAGTCCGCGCACGAAACACTCGACGTGCACGGCGACGCAGTCGCGCCGCCGCCGCAGAGCGCGATCGCGATCGTGCTGATGACGCTCGCGTTCACGTGGCTCAACCCGCACGTGTATCTCGATACGTTCCTGCTGATCGGTACGGCCGGTGCGCGCGAACCGCAAGGCGCGCGCGTCGCGTTCGCGATCGGCGCGATGTCGGTCAGCGTCGTGTGGTTCCTCGGGCTCGGGTACGGCGCGCGACTGCTCGCGCCGTGGTTCCGCAAGGCCATCGCCTGGCGCGTACTGGATGGCGCGATCGGCAGCATGGTGCTGTTTCTCGCGGCCGTGCAGTTGCGATAG
- a CDS encoding LysR family transcriptional regulator ArgP encodes MLDYALLDALAAVIRHGSFERAAKELNVTPSAVSQRVKLLEERVGSVLVKRGQPCVATTSGALLCRHTERVQLLEAELGGRMPALPGQIASAWPTLRVAVNDDSVATWFIDAVGPFCTERETLLDLVIDDQDYTAARIRDGSVQGAVTAQAEPIQGCRSTRLGRIRYRAVCSPAFYERYFGTGITRDALRRAPCVMFNPKDGLQARFIRRVTRADLDPPQHWIPHVAGYLRACETGLGWGMCPDRMVDRQLAAGELVDMSRGRTVDIELYWQSWRLSIGWLDDFSAALKARAALFLD; translated from the coding sequence ATGCTCGACTATGCGTTGCTCGATGCCCTCGCGGCCGTGATCCGGCACGGTTCGTTCGAGCGGGCGGCCAAGGAGTTGAACGTCACGCCGTCGGCGGTATCGCAGCGCGTGAAACTGCTGGAGGAGCGTGTCGGCAGCGTGCTCGTCAAGCGCGGGCAGCCGTGCGTCGCGACGACGTCGGGCGCGCTGCTGTGCCGGCACACCGAGCGCGTGCAGTTGCTCGAGGCGGAACTCGGCGGCCGGATGCCGGCGTTGCCGGGCCAGATCGCGAGTGCGTGGCCGACGTTGCGCGTGGCCGTCAACGACGACAGCGTCGCGACCTGGTTCATCGATGCGGTCGGACCGTTCTGCACCGAGCGCGAAACGCTGCTCGACCTCGTGATCGACGACCAGGACTACACGGCCGCCCGAATTCGCGACGGCAGCGTGCAAGGTGCGGTGACCGCGCAGGCCGAGCCGATCCAGGGATGCCGGTCGACGCGGCTTGGGCGCATTCGCTATCGCGCGGTGTGTTCGCCTGCGTTTTATGAGCGCTATTTCGGTACGGGCATCACGCGCGATGCGCTGCGCCGGGCGCCGTGTGTGATGTTCAATCCGAAGGACGGCCTGCAGGCGCGGTTCATCCGGCGGGTGACGCGCGCGGATCTCGATCCGCCGCAACACTGGATTCCGCACGTCGCGGGCTACCTGCGCGCATGCGAAACGGGGCTCGGGTGGGGAATGTGTCCGGACCGGATGGTCGATCGCCAGCTGGCGGCCGGCGAATTGGTCGACATGTCGCGCGGACGGACCGTCGATATCGAGCTTTACTGGCAGAGCTGGCGTCTGTCGATCGGCTGGCTCGACGATTTCAGCGCGGCGCTGAAGGCGCGCGCCGCGCTATTTCTCGACTGA
- the fnr gene encoding fumarate/nitrate reduction transcriptional regulator Fnr: MLTPVATRPAVSSHAGNWAPRQAPHCSSCAMRHLCMPQGLAPEALSRLESVICAARPVKRGEALFREGDAFDNLYAVRSGSLKTVATRHDGREQVTGLHLAGEALGLDGICDDTHPRTAVALEDSSVCVIPYSALKALCSEAGSMQLRMHKLMSEQIVRETTQTMLLGSLNAEERVAAFLLDVSSRYLKRGYSPSEFNLRMTREDIGSYLGMTLETVSRTLSKFQKRGLIEMHGRLVQIVDFDGLHHV; the protein is encoded by the coding sequence ATGCTGACGCCCGTCGCCACACGTCCCGCCGTCTCGTCCCATGCAGGCAACTGGGCTCCCCGCCAGGCACCGCACTGCTCGTCGTGCGCGATGCGGCATCTGTGCATGCCGCAGGGCCTCGCACCCGAAGCGCTCAGCCGCCTCGAATCGGTGATCTGCGCGGCGCGCCCGGTCAAGCGCGGCGAAGCGCTGTTCCGCGAAGGGGACGCGTTCGACAACCTGTACGCAGTGCGCTCCGGTTCGCTGAAAACCGTCGCCACGCGTCACGACGGCCGCGAGCAGGTCACGGGCTTGCATCTCGCGGGCGAAGCGCTCGGTCTCGACGGCATCTGCGACGACACGCATCCGCGTACCGCAGTCGCGCTGGAGGACAGTTCCGTCTGCGTGATTCCGTACAGTGCGCTCAAGGCGCTGTGCTCGGAAGCCGGCTCGATGCAGCTGCGCATGCACAAGCTGATGAGCGAGCAAATCGTGCGAGAAACGACGCAGACCATGCTGCTCGGCTCGCTGAACGCCGAAGAGCGCGTCGCCGCGTTCCTGCTCGACGTTTCGTCGCGCTACCTGAAGCGCGGCTACTCGCCGTCGGAATTCAACCTGCGGATGACACGCGAAGACATCGGCAGCTACCTCGGCATGACGCTCGAAACGGTCAGCCGCACGCTGTCGAAGTTCCAGAAGCGCGGCCTGATCGAGATGCACGGCCGCCTCGTGCAGATCGTGGACTTCGACGGCCTGCATCACGTGTGA
- a CDS encoding universal stress protein produces the protein MYKRILVAIDGSDTSRHAFDAALALAKEHGAELQPFYVVENAAIYYNVPGYDPSVLRDQLVEQGNALAADFTALMQAAGVKGKTLISEASSLHDVSTLILDGAKAFGADLLVLGTHGRRGFRRLVLGSIAEQCVRHATLPVLLIPAAAHTDEQEG, from the coding sequence ATGTACAAGCGCATTCTGGTTGCCATCGACGGCAGCGACACGTCGCGCCACGCGTTCGACGCCGCACTCGCGCTCGCGAAGGAGCACGGTGCGGAGCTGCAGCCGTTCTATGTCGTCGAGAACGCCGCGATCTATTACAACGTGCCGGGCTACGATCCGTCCGTGCTGCGCGATCAGCTCGTCGAACAGGGCAATGCGCTGGCGGCCGATTTCACGGCACTGATGCAGGCGGCCGGCGTGAAAGGCAAGACGTTGATCAGCGAGGCATCGTCGCTCCACGACGTGTCGACGCTGATCCTCGATGGCGCGAAGGCATTCGGAGCCGATCTGCTGGTGCTCGGCACGCATGGGCGCCGCGGGTTCCGTCGGCTCGTCCTCGGCAGCATCGCCGAGCAGTGCGTGCGGCATGCAACGCTGCCCGTGCTGCTGATTCCGGCCGCCGCGCATACGGACGAGCAGGAAGGCTGA